A genome region from Nitrospira sp. includes the following:
- a CDS encoding 3-hydroxyacyl-CoA dehydrogenase NAD-binding domain-containing protein, whose protein sequence is MYIYRVGVVGAGTMGAQIAEVVSYAGVPVLLADIQESLARRGVESVRAIYQARVDKGKMTPEQLEEKMLLVTPASNLEALRDVDLVIEAVSEELTLKQRIFRELDQVCARSTILASNTSALSISSIGAATRRPGKVIGLHFFNPAYVMPLVEVIPGMATDAQAVDDVVGFAESIRKMPVIVKECAGFLVNRLLSPYLNEAVWCLQDGEVSIRDIDQDMVAFGMPVGPFTLLDTVGLDIALEVARILHRFYGPRMVPAPLLEALVKAGRWGVKSGHGFYDYSGAEERRGEQNLDTLLRHVRQGGKYRKMEWTRARPLLAMVNEAVTALQEGVASARDIDVAMVAGTGFPNEKGGPLHLADQLGVDHVLHELEAWRDTLGVRFWPAPMLRRMVEAGFTGQFAGRGFFAY, encoded by the coding sequence ATGTACATCTATCGAGTCGGTGTGGTGGGGGCCGGGACCATGGGCGCACAGATCGCCGAAGTGGTGAGTTATGCCGGTGTGCCGGTGCTGTTGGCCGATATACAGGAATCACTGGCCAGGCGCGGCGTCGAGTCTGTGCGAGCGATCTACCAGGCCCGCGTGGACAAGGGCAAGATGACGCCTGAGCAACTGGAAGAGAAAATGCTGCTGGTGACGCCGGCGTCGAACCTCGAGGCTCTTCGTGATGTCGATCTGGTGATCGAGGCGGTTTCAGAAGAGTTAACGCTGAAACAACGGATATTCCGCGAGCTGGACCAGGTTTGTGCGCGAAGTACGATATTGGCGAGTAACACCTCCGCGTTATCCATTTCATCGATCGGAGCTGCCACCAGGCGCCCCGGCAAAGTGATCGGACTTCATTTTTTCAATCCGGCCTATGTGATGCCGCTGGTGGAAGTCATTCCCGGCATGGCCACTGATGCTCAGGCCGTCGATGATGTTGTCGGTTTTGCCGAAAGCATCCGGAAGATGCCGGTGATCGTGAAAGAATGCGCGGGGTTCCTCGTGAATCGCCTGCTCTCTCCCTATCTGAATGAAGCGGTATGGTGCCTCCAAGACGGGGAGGTCTCCATAAGAGACATCGATCAGGACATGGTGGCATTCGGCATGCCGGTCGGCCCATTCACCCTGCTGGATACCGTCGGACTCGATATTGCACTCGAAGTCGCCCGTATCCTCCACCGATTCTACGGGCCTCGAATGGTGCCGGCGCCACTTCTCGAAGCCTTGGTGAAAGCGGGGCGATGGGGCGTCAAGTCAGGTCACGGGTTCTACGACTATTCGGGTGCCGAGGAACGGCGCGGCGAGCAGAACCTGGATACTCTGCTGCGGCACGTGCGGCAGGGCGGCAAGTATAGAAAAATGGAATGGACCAGGGCTCGGCCGCTACTGGCGATGGTGAACGAGGCAGTGACTGCGTTGCAGGAGGGCGTCGCGTCGGCGCGAGACATCGATGTTGCGATGGTGGCGGGAACAGGCTTTCCCAACGAGAAGGGAGGACCGTTGCATCTTGCCGATCAGCTTGGGGTCGACCATGTGCTGCATGAATTGGAAGCATGGCGGGATACGCTGGGCGTCCGCTTCTGGCCGGCGCCGATGTTGCGCCGAATGGTTGAGGCGGGCTTCACCGGACAGTTTGCGGGACGAGGGTTCTTTGCCTATTGA